Proteins encoded together in one Felis catus isolate Fca126 chromosome B3, F.catus_Fca126_mat1.0, whole genome shotgun sequence window:
- the LOC102899591 gene encoding uncharacterized protein LOC102899591: MNVFSENRCRRNRPPGPGLASRRLQRPGRQAEQLEDLVAQACVCGKSPCLYATFTISPGRDFRQPRPESFWDSWPPSPAEEPGRSPLLRGAVFLAGHERKDYNSPFSAGGLSQAGTQRNPRREPSSFSSRPANRRILTGSDETWGSRGTRSLRRTPWAACALSAEAAAGAEGGGRASSDGCRVTEAGLGRDPPVAAPGSLPPSYLSSAGRGAGPRLYRVFPAASGWCCVILWLRVVCGTLSVGASAGSGKVKPRPEPVASDGSGRQHPLALGDRGGR, from the exons ATGAACGTGTTTTCAGAAAATC GGTGCCGTCGGAACAGGCCCCCAGGTCCCGGCCTTGCCTCCCGGCGGCTTcagaggccagggaggcaggcagagcaaCTCGAGGATCTGGTAGCTCAGGCCTGTGTTTGCGGGAAGTCTCCTTGTTTATATGCCACTTTCACCATTTCTCCTGGCAGAGACTTTCGCCAGCCGAGGCCAGAGTCATTCTGGGACAGCTGGCCCCCGAGCCCTGCTGAGGAGCCTGGACGCAGCCCTCTGCTCCGAGGAGCCGTATTCCTGGCCGGACATGAAAGGAAAGATTATAACAGCCCGTTCTCTGCCGGCGGCTTATCCCAGGCGGGAACCCAGCGAAATCCGCGCCGCGAGCCCTCATCCTTCTCGTCTCGTCCCGCCAACCGCCGCATCCTGACGGGGTCCGATGAGACCTGGGGGTCTCGGGGTACACGGAGCCTGCGCCGCACCCCGTGGGCCGCTTGTGCCCTTTCTGCGGAGGCGGCCGCTGGGGCTGAGGGAGGTGGCCGGGCCTCGAGTGACGGGTGCCGAGTGACGGAGGCCGGGCTGGGACGGGATCCACCCGTTGCAGCGCCCGggtcccttcctccttcctattTGTCTTCTGCAGGCCGAGGGGCTGGGCCTCGCCTGTACAGGGTGTTCCCTGCAGCTTCGGGATGGTGTTGTGTAATCCTGTGGCTGCGTGTGGTGTGTGGGACGCTGAGCGTGGGGGCCTCTGCGGGGTCAGGCAAGGTTAAGCCGAGGCCCGAGCCCGTGGCGTCGGATGGGAGCGGCCGACAGCACCCCCTCGCCCTGGG GGACCGTGGGGGCAGATGA